A stretch of the Halorussus salinus genome encodes the following:
- a CDS encoding 4-phosphopantoate--beta-alanine ligase: MTEIPDDHPRAQSLRTRHRIEEGVELGITSKQGLIAQGRGEAYDYLLGEETTPSADRAERAAAAQLLLADHPVLSVNGNVAALVPGEMVALAEATGADLEVNLFNRTDERMQAIADHLRDHGAEDVKGLAADGRIPGLDHERAKVDADGIGDADVVVVPLEDGDRAEALAEMGKTEIVIDLNPMSRSAQTAAIPIIDNIVRAIPNVTKHAEELRERGASRDELEAIVADFDREEALRAAEETIRQGELD; this comes from the coding sequence ATGACCGAGATTCCCGACGACCACCCCCGCGCCCAGTCGCTCCGGACCCGCCACCGAATCGAGGAGGGCGTCGAGTTGGGCATCACGAGCAAGCAGGGACTCATCGCGCAGGGCCGCGGCGAGGCCTACGACTACCTGCTCGGCGAGGAGACCACGCCGAGCGCCGACCGCGCGGAGCGGGCCGCGGCCGCGCAGTTGCTCCTCGCGGACCACCCCGTCCTCTCGGTGAACGGGAACGTCGCCGCGCTCGTCCCCGGCGAGATGGTCGCGCTGGCAGAAGCGACCGGCGCGGACCTCGAAGTCAACCTCTTCAACCGGACCGACGAGCGAATGCAGGCCATCGCCGACCACCTGCGCGACCACGGCGCGGAAGACGTGAAGGGTCTCGCCGCGGACGGCCGGATTCCGGGGCTGGACCACGAGCGCGCGAAGGTGGACGCCGACGGCATCGGCGACGCCGACGTGGTGGTCGTCCCGCTGGAGGACGGCGACCGCGCGGAGGCGCTGGCCGAGATGGGTAAGACCGAGATAGTCATCGACCTGAATCCGATGTCCCGCTCGGCCCAGACGGCCGCGATTCCCATCATCGACAACATCGTCCGAGCGATTCCGAACGTGACGAAACACGCCGAGGAGTTGCGCGAGCGGGGCGCGAGCCGAGACGAGTTAGAAGCCATCGTCGCCGACTTCGACCGCGAGGAGGCCCTCCGAGCCGCCGAGGAGACGATTCGGCAGGGCGAGTTGGACTGA
- a CDS encoding AAA family ATPase — protein sequence MHDSTEFARAGDDAVTEYEVRYVDRTLPDPETVRDALSTVDDALGDERLVRLCRLLYPVHRVRIAYTPPGDPGAVAGRADVLADGRGAGRDADLAPFAEKCASPVPVSLVGRYRLGTHAGPESAIPLDFERDKRSVRGEVAERLRDADADSVGRLRDRYGLPDEFDPEGAVEIADVTRLYLPFWLAEFGGDAGGGRLVAFRDAKWITDDETRKGGWLSEHVAGDDALLGRVRDVATLATWRERRGPRDGTAASDSPTRTGDSSGGPIRDALSSADESVESGKSGESVEPSDSANSSEAVDSGDEEGTGDDAQPDEITVPDDVDLSVRSIVETNPDRDFADVGGMADLKTTLTELVVDPLEDPETYERYGLGVTDGVLLYGPPGCGKTYVAGALAGELDRHFLSISPSDLTSKFVGEAADNVADLFEVARANAPCLVFIDEIDAVASDRSGEMTNTEQQMVNQLLAELEGSSDDDVVVMAATNLLEDVDDAVLRSGRFDERVEVGPPDADAREAILGVHLDGRPTADDLALAEAVERTAGHAASDLELVAERAARAALADEADIRAEHLLAAAEEVETSIPAWLDEYDVAATGEADEDGVRQPPGVSLDAGELLDAPPDRDFAAMPGMAGPATALRERVLDQLRNADEYADYGLDSPEGVLLYGPPECGKTYLSRAVAGELDRPYLRVTPTELAVEWDGSPTENLADAFEIARANAPCVVFVDDLDALTPGGPAAADRALTHRLVAELAATPPDVFVVGATHLVEDVADSVRHADCFAERVEVPLPDADTREAVLRATLDDRLLGDVDWDEVVEASAGDTVGDLRLVAESAARSALREDEEVDTDRLRSALATVGRSVEDWNERSRYADSEYGSDLRSVR from the coding sequence TTGCATGACTCGACGGAGTTCGCTCGCGCGGGTGACGACGCCGTGACCGAGTACGAAGTGCGGTACGTGGACCGGACGCTCCCCGACCCCGAGACCGTCCGCGACGCCCTCTCGACGGTGGACGACGCGCTCGGAGACGAGCGACTGGTCAGGCTGTGTCGGCTCCTCTATCCGGTTCACAGGGTCCGAATCGCGTACACGCCGCCCGGCGACCCCGGCGCGGTCGCCGGACGCGCCGACGTGCTGGCGGACGGCCGCGGGGCGGGCCGCGACGCCGACCTCGCCCCTTTCGCCGAGAAGTGCGCCTCGCCGGTCCCGGTCTCGCTGGTCGGACGCTACCGACTCGGCACCCACGCCGGGCCCGAGTCGGCGATTCCCCTCGACTTCGAACGCGACAAGCGGTCGGTCAGAGGCGAGGTCGCCGAACGGCTCCGGGACGCCGACGCCGACTCGGTGGGACGACTCAGGGACCGCTACGGCCTGCCCGACGAGTTCGACCCCGAGGGAGCGGTCGAAATCGCGGACGTGACTCGCCTCTACCTCCCGTTCTGGCTCGCGGAGTTCGGCGGCGACGCGGGCGGCGGGCGACTGGTCGCGTTCCGCGACGCCAAGTGGATAACCGACGACGAGACCCGCAAGGGCGGGTGGCTCTCCGAACACGTCGCGGGAGACGACGCGCTCCTCGGGCGAGTTCGGGACGTGGCGACGCTGGCGACGTGGCGCGAGCGCCGCGGACCGCGCGACGGGACCGCGGCGTCCGACTCGCCGACCCGAACCGGCGACAGTTCCGGGGGTCCGATTCGTGACGCCCTCTCCTCGGCCGACGAATCGGTCGAATCCGGCAAATCCGGTGAGTCGGTCGAACCAAGTGACTCCGCCAACTCCAGCGAAGCGGTCGATTCGGGTGACGAGGAGGGAACCGGCGACGACGCGCAACCCGACGAAATCACGGTCCCCGACGACGTGGACCTGTCGGTCCGGTCCATCGTGGAGACGAACCCGGACCGCGACTTCGCCGACGTGGGCGGGATGGCCGACCTCAAGACGACGCTGACGGAGTTGGTCGTGGACCCGCTCGAAGACCCCGAGACCTACGAGCGATACGGTCTCGGCGTGACCGACGGCGTGTTGCTCTACGGTCCGCCGGGGTGCGGGAAGACGTACGTGGCTGGCGCGCTGGCGGGGGAACTCGACCGCCACTTCCTCTCCATCTCGCCGAGCGACCTGACGAGCAAGTTCGTCGGCGAGGCCGCGGACAACGTGGCCGACCTGTTCGAGGTCGCGCGAGCGAACGCGCCCTGTCTGGTGTTCATCGACGAGATAGACGCCGTGGCCAGCGACCGGAGCGGCGAGATGACCAACACCGAACAGCAGATGGTCAATCAACTCCTCGCCGAACTGGAGGGGTCCAGCGACGACGACGTGGTGGTGATGGCCGCGACGAACCTCCTCGAAGACGTAGACGACGCGGTGTTGCGCTCGGGCCGGTTCGACGAGCGCGTCGAAGTCGGGCCGCCGGACGCCGACGCGCGCGAGGCCATCCTCGGGGTCCACCTTGACGGGCGACCGACGGCCGACGACCTCGCGCTCGCCGAGGCGGTCGAACGAACCGCGGGCCACGCCGCCAGCGACCTCGAACTCGTCGCGGAGCGAGCGGCGCGGGCGGCGCTCGCCGACGAGGCCGACATCCGAGCGGAACACCTGCTGGCGGCCGCCGAGGAGGTCGAGACGAGCATCCCGGCGTGGCTGGACGAGTACGACGTGGCGGCGACCGGCGAGGCCGACGAGGACGGCGTCCGGCAACCGCCGGGCGTCTCGCTGGACGCGGGCGAGTTGCTGGACGCGCCCCCCGACCGCGACTTCGCGGCGATGCCCGGCATGGCGGGACCGGCGACCGCCCTCCGCGAGCGCGTCCTCGACCAACTCCGCAATGCCGACGAGTACGCCGACTACGGACTCGACTCGCCCGAGGGCGTCCTCCTGTACGGCCCGCCCGAGTGCGGGAAGACGTACCTGAGCCGCGCTGTCGCGGGGGAACTCGACCGGCCGTACCTCCGGGTGACGCCGACCGAACTCGCCGTCGAGTGGGACGGCTCGCCCACAGAAAACCTCGCCGACGCCTTCGAAATCGCGCGAGCCAACGCGCCCTGCGTCGTGTTCGTGGACGACTTGGACGCGCTGACGCCGGGCGGTCCGGCAGCGGCCGACCGCGCGCTGACCCATCGGCTCGTCGCCGAACTCGCCGCGACGCCGCCGGACGTGTTCGTCGTCGGCGCGACCCACCTCGTGGAGGACGTTGCCGATTCGGTCCGCCACGCCGACTGTTTCGCCGAGCGCGTCGAGGTCCCGCTCCCCGACGCCGACACCCGCGAGGCGGTCCTGCGGGCGACGTTAGACGACAGGCTCCTCGGCGACGTGGACTGGGACGAAGTGGTCGAGGCGTCGGCGGGCGACACCGTGGGCGACCTCCGACTGGTCGCGGAGAGCGCGGCCCGGAGCGCGCTCCGGGAAGACGAGGAAGTAGACACCGACCGCCTGCGCTCGGCGCTGGCGACGGTCGGCCGGAGCGTCGAAGACTGGAACGAGCGCAGTCGCTACGCCGACAGCGAGTACGGCTCGGACCTGCGGAGCGTGCGCTGA
- a CDS encoding pantoate kinase translates to MTDDSSRYFVPGHVTGFFSVHEADDPEQAGSRGAGLTLSKGVTAEVEPAAETSMQLNDEPAAIEAVTRVLDALDVDASVRAETDLPVGAGFGVSGAAALGTALAANRTFDCGRSENELVSIAHAAEVRAGTGLGDVVAQARGGVPIRLDPGAPEYNRLDGVPERTRVEYLTLGERSTSAVLSGNTDRLSEVGVDQLVRLVEEPTLSTLMASSREFAREADLLTPEVEEVLAEVEAVGGEAAMAMLGETVFALGNGLSRAGYDPETCETHPAGATLKLD, encoded by the coding sequence ATGACCGACGACTCGTCGCGCTACTTCGTGCCGGGCCACGTCACCGGCTTCTTCAGCGTCCACGAGGCCGACGACCCCGAGCAAGCTGGCTCGCGCGGCGCGGGACTGACCCTCTCGAAAGGCGTAACCGCCGAAGTCGAACCCGCTGCCGAGACTTCGATGCAACTGAACGACGAACCGGCCGCAATCGAGGCGGTGACGCGCGTCTTGGACGCACTCGACGTTGACGCCTCCGTCCGGGCGGAGACCGACCTGCCGGTCGGCGCGGGCTTCGGCGTCTCGGGGGCGGCCGCGCTCGGGACCGCCTTGGCCGCGAACCGGACCTTCGACTGCGGGCGCTCGGAGAACGAACTCGTCTCCATCGCCCACGCCGCAGAGGTCCGCGCCGGGACCGGACTCGGCGACGTGGTGGCCCAAGCCCGCGGGGGCGTCCCCATCCGGCTCGACCCCGGCGCACCCGAGTACAACCGACTCGACGGCGTGCCCGAGCGAACCCGCGTCGAGTACCTGACGCTGGGCGAACGCTCGACCTCGGCGGTCCTCTCGGGGAACACCGACCGCCTCTCGGAGGTCGGCGTGGACCAACTCGTCCGACTGGTCGAGGAGCCCACCCTCTCGACGCTGATGGCCTCCTCGCGGGAGTTCGCCCGCGAGGCCGACCTGCTGACGCCCGAGGTCGAGGAGGTCTTGGCGGAGGTCGAGGCGGTCGGCGGCGAGGCCGCGATGGCGATGCTCGGCGAGACCGTCTTCGCACTGGGCAACGGCCTCTCGCGGGCGGGCTACGACCCCGAGACCTGCGAGACCCACCCCGCGGGCGCGACGCTGAAGCTGGACTGA
- a CDS encoding cold-shock protein yields MANGTVDFFNDTGGYGFIATEDSDDDVFFHMEDVGGPDLEEGTDIEFDIEDAPKGPRATNVVRA; encoded by the coding sequence ATGGCAAACGGAACTGTTGATTTCTTCAACGACACAGGCGGTTACGGCTTCATCGCGACCGAGGACTCTGACGACGACGTATTCTTCCACATGGAGGACGTTGGCGGCCCCGACCTCGAAGAAGGCACTGACATCGAATTCGACATCGAAGACGCCCCCAAGGGCCCGCGCGCGACGAACGTCGTCCGCGCTTAA
- a CDS encoding SIMPL domain-containing protein, which yields MSRRTITADATGRRSVPPERATVELKVTGDGDSPTAARRTVADRAATLRASLTDEVPSADRVATVELRVSDSSKAFDPATDAPYFAVERLHVDCAPETASEVAVVATESGATVPDVQFRLDETVHRRLQDEALADAMARARAKADRLAAAEELSVGRVREVTTETSDDAMSDIVEEALANGPETDLSPEPIAVSETVEVVYELADD from the coding sequence ATGTCACGACGAACCATCACCGCGGACGCCACCGGACGACGCTCCGTGCCGCCCGAGCGAGCGACGGTCGAACTGAAGGTGACGGGCGACGGCGACTCGCCCACCGCCGCCCGGCGGACCGTCGCCGACCGAGCCGCGACCCTTCGAGCGTCGCTGACCGACGAAGTGCCGTCGGCCGACCGCGTCGCCACCGTCGAACTTCGCGTCTCGGACTCCTCGAAGGCGTTCGACCCCGCGACGGACGCGCCGTACTTCGCCGTCGAACGACTGCACGTGGACTGTGCGCCCGAGACCGCCTCGGAGGTCGCCGTGGTAGCGACCGAGAGCGGAGCCACGGTCCCGGATGTGCAGTTCCGATTGGACGAGACCGTTCACCGTCGGTTGCAGGACGAGGCGCTCGCCGACGCGATGGCGCGGGCCAGAGCGAAGGCCGACCGGCTCGCGGCCGCCGAGGAGCTATCGGTCGGCCGGGTCCGGGAGGTGACGACCGAGACGAGCGACGACGCGATGTCGGACATCGTCGAGGAGGCGCTCGCCAACGGTCCGGAGACCGACCTGAGTCCGGAACCCATCGCTGTCTCCGAGACGGTGGAAGTCGTCTACGAACTGGCCGACGACTGA